A portion of the Pan troglodytes isolate AG18354 chromosome 10, NHGRI_mPanTro3-v2.0_pri, whole genome shotgun sequence genome contains these proteins:
- the F379 gene encoding uncharacterized protein LOC619439 codes for MLLTIETKSHYVAQAGLELLASSDPPTLASQSVGIIDMSHCTWPTLGKFLNPSKPHFSPIIKGKDGNIFPAKFLSDALTELRLCTQNTRCLTRHRAGGLSVTSSTWSVESSIPTHLSSLPSTPLPFRGTKLLVVLSIPTPCLTEHFLHLLIISSRNWLLFLLGRQPDCISQLPLQ; via the exons ATGCTGCTGACTATAG agacaaagtctcactatgttgctcaggctggtcttgaactcctggcctcaagcgatcctcccaccttagcctcccaaagtgttgggattatagacatgagccactgcacctggccgaccttgggcaagttcttaAACCCTTCAAAGCCTCATTTTTCTCCAATCATAAAAGGGAAAGATGGTAATATTTTCCCCGCCAAATTCTT GTCGGATGCCCTCACAGAATTGAGATTATGTACGCAAAACACCAGGTGCCTAACCCGGCACAGAGCAGGAGGGCTAAGCGTGACATCCAGCACGTGGTCAGTGGAATCCAGTATTCCTACCCACCTCTCTAGTCTCCCCTCCACCCCGCTCCCTTTCAGAGGCACCAAGCTGCTTGTGGTCTTGTCTATTCCCACTCCCTGCCTGACTGAACATTTTCTCCACCTCCTGATCATCAGCAGCAGAAACTGGCTGCTCTTCCTCCTGGGTAGACAGCCAGACTGTATTTCCCAGCTGCCCCTGCAGTGA